One window of Diabrotica undecimpunctata isolate CICGRU chromosome 8, icDiaUnde3, whole genome shotgun sequence genomic DNA carries:
- the LOC140449178 gene encoding nucleoporin Nup43-like encodes MSHSLHGTFVSEKINKIRWRPDEFNNCHFFVTGSVDNVQNNIKLWDFCENIEEDDIYPFLVFNEPYCGDVTEIEFLNADYFVTSSSSGSAHLKKIIPSYTESTQLKNEVSWSKIHEFKNGDQSPCTSLTTYENDVVTVGEDGTINLLNAKSPKVVRKIDNADSCSIHCVIFLKHNEVLTSNLRGQMKIWDLRSTDGKPNSTFMISGEQVTPTCLTFHPTQRHLVITGDDLGSLTTWDLRHNTYPVNVLNAHEGAVSEIKFNPECPDQLFTCSSSGEIWHWTTKAAAVPSLLLDTAEANVWLAPDNVKNKLDVFTLMPTLGKPINSLDLNRNKVICGCDNEAIYLINGVNL; translated from the exons atgtctcACAGTTTACACGGTACTTTTGTATCTGAAAAGATTAATAAGATTCGTTGGAGGCCTGACGAATTTAATAATTGTCACTTTTTCGTCACAGGAAGTGTAGATAAtgttcaaaataatattaaattgtgGGATTTTTGTGAAAACATTGAAGAAGATGATATATACCCCTTCTTAGTATTCAATGAGCCTTATTGTGGAGACGTTACTGAAATAGAG TTTTTGAATGCTGATTACTTTGTAACATCTTCGTCTAGTGGATCTGCACATCTCAAGAAGATTATACCTTCCTACACAGAAAGTACACAATTAAAGAATGAAGTTAGTTGGAGTAAGATACATGAGTTTAAAAATGGTGACCAAAGTCCCTGCACTTCTTTAACTACATATGAAAACGATGTTGTCACAGTTGGAGAAGATGGAACTATTAATTTGTTGAATGCTAAGTCTCCAAAGGTTGTAAGGAAAATTG ATAATGCCGATAGCTGCTCTATTCACtgtgtaatatttttaaaacataatgaaGTATTAACCAGCAACTTGAGGGGCCAGATGAAAATTTGGGACTTAAGAAGCACGGATGGCAAGCCTAATAGTACTTTTATGATCAGTGGGGAGCAAGTGACACCTACTTGTCTTACTTTTCATCCTACACAAAGACATTTGGTGATCACTGGTGATGATTTAG GTTCATTAACCACATGGGACTTACGTCATAACACCTATCCAGTAAATGTACTGAATGCACACGAAGGTGCAGTATCAGAGATAAAATTCAATCCTGAATGCCCAGATCAACTCTTTACTTGCTCAAGCTCTGGAGAAATTTGGCATTGGACTACAAAAGCAGCTGCAGTTCCTTCACTTTTGTTAGATACTGCTGAGGCTAATGTATGGCTGGCACCTGATAATGTAAAAAACAAGTTGGATGTCTTCACTCTTATGCCCACTCTTGGCAAGCCTATTAATTCGTTAGATCTCAATAGAAATAAGGTCATATGTGGGTGTGATAATGAAGCTATTTATCTTATTAATGGTgttaatttgtaa
- the Su(fu) gene encoding suppressor of fused homolog translates to MDEASGLPHGPPMNILPPTPAGLESLYSLCRKIYPDQVNPLQVTALLKFWLGGPDPLDYISMYANPGIPHENIPPHWHYISFGLSDLHGDGRVHDVTGPESLSGFGFELTFRLRREPEETAPPTWPATLMQSLAKYVFQSGNSLCSGDHVSWHCALDNSESRIQHMLMTTDLQLKTAHTPFGTVDFVQIVGICAEELKAAQQWNGAGILDMITRIPSAGGTWHITDMRRGESIFELDMNAHEEVERGFELEGSNLSGVSARCSWNEQDSSKLDIGHLKDPNDELNDDLRMKSVLQGRCVGESAELINVRKLEGVHLVFNLEAGSLLPLAIRGRVKHGRHFTFKSILGETAVTLVADSVTGTLVDSENHYVSQGSWLQVLIPDDLAQDMAVTFQVLANPEALSLPKTFSWPDRRLSITIVSDKLQ, encoded by the exons ATGGATGAAGCTAGTGGACTTCCTCATGGACCCCCAATGAATATACTTCCTCCAACCCCAGCAGGGTTGGAAAGTTTGTATTCACTGTGTAGAAAAATATATCCTGATCAGGTTAACCCTTTACAAGTTACAGCATTACTAAAATTTTG GTTGGGTGGTCCTGATCCTCTTGATTATATTTCTATGTATGCTAACCCTGGAATACCACATGAAAATATACCTCCACATTGGCATTATATTAG TTTTGGTTTATCAGATTTGCATGGCGATGGAAGAGTCCATGATGTCACTGGACCAGAAAGTCTGTCTGGATTTGGCTTCGAATTAACATTTAGACTGAGAAGAGAGCCTGAGGAGACAGCACCGCCAACTTGGCCTGCAACATTAATGCAGTCTTTGGCTAAATATGTTTTTCAGTCAG GTAATTCTCTGTGCTCTGGTGATCATGTTTCTTGGCATTGTGCCCTGGACAACAGCGAATCGAGGATACAACATATGTTAATGACAACAGATCTACAATTGAAGACAGCACATACTCCATTTGGAACTGTGGACTTTGTTCAGATAGTAGGAATATGTGCTGAGGAATTGAAGGCAGCTCAACAGTGGAATGGAGCTGGTATTTTAGATATGATTACAAGGATACCTTC AGCTGGAGGTACTTGGCATATAACAGATATGAGAAGAGGAGAAAGCATATTTGAACTTGATATGAATGCTCATGAAGAAGTGGAAAGAGGATTTGAGTTAGAAGGATCAAATTTGAGTGGAGTCAGTGCTAGATGTTCATGGAATGAACAAGATTCTTCTAAGCTGGATATTGGCCATTTAAAAGATCCAAATGATGAGCTAAATGATGACCTAAGGATGAAATCTGTCTTACAAG GCCGCTGTGTTGGTGAATCAGCTGAACTGATCAATGTCAGAAAATTGGAAGGGGTACATTTGGTGTTCAATTTGGAAGCTGGAAGCCTGCTACCTTTAGCAATTAG GGGCAGAGTTAAACATGGTAGGCATTTTACATTCAAATCAATATTGGGTGAGACAGCTGTCACTCTTGTAGCAGATTCTGTAACAGGAACTTTGGTTGATTCTGAGAACCATTACGTCTCACAAGGATCTTGGTTACAAGTATTGATACCTGACGATTTAGCCCAAGATATGGCAGTCACCTTTCAG gtACTGGCAAACCCAGAAGCTTTATCGTTACCGAAAACTTTTTCCTGGCCAGATCGAAGACTCTCCATAACTATAGTCTCTGATAAGTTACAATAA
- the LOC140449176 gene encoding small ribosomal subunit protein mS39 encodes MNLSAVCFRRTPVVNSSLKTWVRGFSSSNAEEKIEIPNRIPRGPTDILRALESTISRDPTASHYKYHDDPFLIPKSNVSKRTFAMAQEAGRKAAHWIRKEHADLFNHLEADPIVPSFLPKLVYTEDSKVTEDDLKKVIQDIQILDAQLVYQLLKKQGVAISPETQQSLLELVCYFNSDDTLPEEFIEERWFKQSSNQKERQRKTWNDGSFAEELFQSIENPTAESYSAMIQGMSKYFQVDRAWKLFEEAQQKGLILSTNTYNSLLKVANFLKESFEMRWTFIVNLLADMNRAGVKPNLGTMNAVLHSLSTMGRGKGVREYALQILAEFRGFGVEPSLGTWYYVLITYCKERGPISTVLHDIMPHIENKAHKIKDQSDTYFFVTAMDICRNHLKDVELAKRVDKLLHFGSNYDLIGDSYKESIYYRHYFVLLATSIPLEEFMTTTYEILVPNIYVPEPGVMAEVLKQVELNGAIEYIPKLWSDMTVFDQVEQEKLIQSITGIMVSNVPDKSSSLNENFANIAWDIHTRVENQNINKVNKLSLTGNLLGRILLLILRNNDFEKACIIMDKLDKDHQSIAGVPEIEALECFIDSCIERKAPSRAIACIQYCADSGFQEAGIFAAKLNEKLTLDESHLNSLSRIVGDVNLAKVSDQS; translated from the exons ATGAACCTGTCAGCTGTATGTTTTAGAAG GACTCCAGTCGTAAATTCCTCGTTAAAGACATGGGTACGAGGTTTCAGTAGTAGCAACGCTGAAGAAAAAATCGAAATTCCTAACAGGATACCTAGAGGTCCAACAGACATACTCAGAGCATTGGAGAGTACAATTAGTAGAGACCCCACTGCGTCTCACTATAAGTACCACGATGACCCATTCTTAATTCCTAAGTCGAATGTGAGTAAAAGAACCTTTGCAATGGCCCAAGAAGCAG GTCGTAAGGCAGCTCACTGGATAAGAAAAGAGCATGCAGATCTTTTCAATCATCTTGAAGCTGATCCTATTGTACCTTCGTTTTTGCCAAAACTAGTATACACTGAAGATAGCAAAGTAACAGAAGATGATTTAAAGAAAGTTATTCAAGATATCCAAATCTTGGATGCACAGTTAGTTTATCAGTTGTTGAAGAAACAAGGAGTGGCAATATCGCCTGAAACACAGCAAAGTCTGTTAGAATTAGTGTGTTATTTCAACAGTGATGATACATTGCCTGAAGAATTTATTGAAGAGAGATGGTTTAAACAGAGTTCTAATCAGAAGGAGAGACAAAGGAAGACTTGGAA TGATGGAAGTTTTGCAGAGGAACTATTCCAAAGTATAGAAAACCCAACAGCTGAATCATACTCTGCTATGATCCAAGGTATGTCCAAGTACTTTCAAGTTGACAGAGCTTGGAAACTGTTTGAAGAAGCCCAACAGAAGGGCCTCATTCTTTCCACAAACACCTATAACTCCCTTCTGAAAGTAGCCAATTTTCTCAAAGAGAGTTTTGAAATGAGGTGGACTTTCATAGTTAATCTTTTGGCTGATATGAACAGAGCAGGCGTCAAGCCAAATTTGGGCACCATGAATGCTGTTTTGCACTCTCTGAGTACCATGGGTAGAGGAAAAGGTGTCAGGGAGTATGCCTTGCAAATTTTAGCTGAGTTTAGGGGATTTGGTGTTGAACCATCTTTAGGAACTTGGTATTATGTGCTGATTACATATTGCAAAGAAA GAGGACCTATTAGCACCGTTCTTCATGATATAATGCCCCACATTGAAAATAAAGCCCATAAAATAAAAGACCAGAGTGATACCTACTTCTTCGTCACAGCCATGGACATATGTAGGAATCATTTGAAGGATGTGGAGCTGGCTAAAAGAGTAGATAAGTTGCTGCACTTTGGATCCAACTATGACCTTATAGGAGACTCTTACAAAGAGTCTATATACTA CCGTCACTATTTTGTGCTTCTTGCCACTAGCATACCGTTAGAAGAATTCATGACTACCACATACGAAATCCTAGTACCTAATATTTATGTGCCAGAACCGGGCGTTATGGCAGAGGTCCTCAAACAAGTCGAACTGAACGGTGCCATAGAATACATACCCAAATTGTGGTCTGATATGACAGTATTTGACCAAGTCGAACAAGAAAAATTAATTCAGTCGATTACAGGTATTATGGTCAGCAATGTACCTGACAAAAGTTCTAGTTTGAATGAGAACTTTGCTAACATCGCATGGGATATTCATACTAGGGTCGAAAATCAGAATATTAACAAGGTTAACAAGCTAAG TTTGACTGGAAACCTTCTTGGAAGGATACTGTTGCTCATCTTAAGAAACAACGATTTCGAAAAGGCCTGCATCATAATGGATAAACTAGATAAGGATCATCAAAGTATCGCTGGTGTACCAGAAATTGAGGCTTTAGAATGCTTTATTGATAGCTGTATTGAGAGGAAAGCGCCATCTAGAGCCATC gcATGTATCCAGTATTGTGCTGATAGTGGATTCCAGGAAGCCGGTATATTTGCTGCGAAGCTTAACGAGAAACTAACACTTGATGAATCACATCTGAACAGTCTATCGAGGATCGTAGGTGATGTGAACCTAGCAAAAGTCTCGGACCAAAGTTGA
- the waw gene encoding translation factor GUF1 homolog, mitochondrial, whose amino-acid sequence MSRNITLHLMLKYNQFRFTYCNKHKLLPIFHPSRRKYSHSTEVNFAEIPLDRIRNFSIIAHVDHGKSTLADRLLELTGTITSGQNQILDKLQVERERGITVKAQTASLLYKYKGEDYLLNLIDTPGHVDFSNEVSRSLSACQGVILLVDANDGVQAQTVANFYLAFMNELVIIPVLNKIDLKNANPERVCQQLHTLFDINPKDVLKISAKLGLGINDVLQRIVTKVPCPNVNRSSPLRALLFDCDYDRYRGALNLIYLQDGCVSVGDSIATFYNKKEYEVKSLSVLRPDEVPVQKLVAGQIGLLGCNMRSTKEAHIGDTIYHSGDEIEPLKGFRPSRPMVFAGIYPMDQSQHINLRSAIDKLTLNDSAVSVELDTSPALGQGWRLGFLGLLHLEVFTQRLTQEYDAEPIITAPSVTYKIKLKPTKQNIKDGSDVIFINNPAHFPDHLKIEETFEPMIIGTIITPDKYLGPVISLCMERRGIQRSANNIDNERVILQYELPLCEVVIDFHDTLKTISSGYASFDYEDNGYQSSNLVKLAILLNGTLVDELSNIVHVTKAKTIGRQMVLKLKDIIPRQLIHIAIQASVNGKVMARENIKAYRKDVTAKLYGGDITRRMKLLAQQAAGKKKMRMVANISLPRETFIDVLRK is encoded by the exons atgtctAGAAATATTACATTACATTTAATGTTAAAATATAATCAATTCAGATTCACCTATTGTAATAAACACAAACT GCTTCCAATATTTCATCCCAGCAGACGAAAATATTCCCATTCTACAGAAGTGAACTTTGCTGAAATACCTTTAGATCGAATAAGAAACTTTAGTATAATTGCCCATGTCGATCATGGAAAGAGTACGTTAGCAGACAGACTTCTTGAACTAACTGGTACTATTACAAGTGGACAAAATCAAATTTTAGATAAGTTACAGGTAGAAAGAGAACGTGGTATCACAGTGAAAGCCCAAACGGCATCtttgttatataaatataaaGGAGAAGACTATTTATTGAATTTAATAGATACTCCTGGACATGTAGATTTCTCAAATGAG GTTTCTAGATCACTTTCAGCTTGCCAGGGAGTAATTCTATTAGTAGATGCCAATGATGGTGTTCAAGCACAGACTGTAGCAAATTTTTATCTTGCTTTCATGAATGAATTGGTTATAATACCTGTTTTGaacaaaatagatttaaaaaatgcAAATCCTGAAAGAGTCTGTCAACAATTACATACTCTGTTTGATATCAATCCCAAAGATGTACTCAAA ATTTCAGCAAAACTAGGACTTGGCATTAATGATGTACTACAAAGGATAGTCACAAAAGTTCCTTGCCCAAATGTAAATAGATCATCACCATTGAGGGCTCTTCTATTCGATTGTGATTATGATAGGTATAGAGGTGCTCTTAACTTAATCTACCTTCAAGATGGATGTGTTTCTGTGGGAGATTCCATAGCCACTTTTTACAATAAAAAGGAATATGAGGTTAAATCACTTTCTGTTCTTAGACCTGATGAAGTTCCTGTACAAAAGTT aGTTGCAGGTCAAATAGGCCTTTTAGGATGCAACATGAGATCCACAAAAGAAGCACACATTGGAGATACAATATATCATAGTGGTGACGAAATAGAACCATTAAAGGGCTTCAGGCCATCTCGTCCTATGGTATTTGCTGGAATTTACCCAATGGATCAGTCACAACATATCAATTTAAGAAGTGCTATTGATAAATTAACTTTAAATGATTCGGCTGTTAGTGTAGAGTTAGATACAAG TCCAGCTTTGGGTCAAGGTTGGAGACTGGGGTTTCTAGGGCTGTTGCATTTGGAAGTGTTCACTCAAAGACTGACACAGGAATATGACGCTGAACCCATAATCACAGCCCCATCTGTTACTTACAAAATCAAATTAAAACCTACCAAGCAAAATATAAAAGATGGATCAGatgtgatttttattaataatccaGCCCATTTTCCAGACCATCTTAAAATAGAGGAAACTTTTGAGCCTATGATTATTG GAACGATAATAACCCCAGACAAGTACTTGGGACCTGTCATATCACTGTGTATGGAACGCAGGGGGATTCAGAGGTCTGCAAATAATATAGACAATGAAAGAGTGATATTACAATATGAACTACCACTTTGTGAAGTTGTTATAGACTTCCATGATACTTTGAAGACCATTTCTTCAGGATATGCCAGCTTTGACTATGAGGATAATGGATACCAAAGCAGTAATTTAGTTAAG TTGGCAATACTATTGAATGGAACTCTGGTGGACGAATTAAGCAACATAGTTCATGTAACAAAGGCCAAAACCATAGGACGACAGATGGTACTGAAATTAAAAGACATTATTCCTAGGCAGTTAATACATATAGCAATCCAAGCTAGTGTAAATGGTAAAGTGATGGCAAGGGAGAACATTAAGGCTTATAGAAAAGATGTCACTGCTAAACTT TACGGTGGTGATATTACCAGAAGGATGAAACTTTTAGCCCAACAAGCAGCAGGCAAGAAGAAAATGAGGATGGTTGCCAATATATCCCTTCCAAGAGAAACTTTTATTGATGTGTTAAGGAAATAA